The following proteins are co-located in the Paludibaculum fermentans genome:
- a CDS encoding SDR family oxidoreductase gives MSDLFDLSGKVAAIVGGGGVLAGEMALGLARAGADIAILDFNLDAANARAAQVRDLGRRAIGVKVDATKKADLQAALDAILAELGHVEVLVNAAGINSGTPFFEITEEEWHRILDVDLTSVFLACQVFGQHMVQPGKGGSVINISSASSGPPLSKVFTYSVAKGGVNQVTQFLAREWATQGVRVNAILPGFFPAEQNRKLLTDERVASIMKHTPMNRFGEASELVGAAVYLASDKASSFVTGSIMRVDGGYMAMTI, from the coding sequence ATGTCCGATCTTTTTGACCTTTCCGGTAAAGTAGCCGCCATCGTCGGCGGCGGCGGCGTGTTGGCCGGCGAGATGGCCCTTGGGCTGGCCCGTGCCGGCGCCGACATCGCCATCCTCGATTTCAATCTGGATGCGGCGAACGCCCGGGCCGCGCAGGTTCGCGACCTGGGCCGCCGCGCCATCGGCGTGAAAGTCGACGCGACGAAGAAGGCCGACCTGCAGGCCGCGCTGGACGCGATTCTGGCGGAGCTGGGCCATGTCGAGGTTCTCGTGAACGCGGCCGGCATCAACTCGGGCACCCCGTTCTTCGAGATCACCGAAGAGGAGTGGCACCGCATTCTGGATGTCGACCTCACCAGCGTCTTCCTGGCCTGCCAGGTCTTCGGCCAGCACATGGTGCAGCCCGGCAAGGGCGGCTCCGTCATCAATATCTCGTCGGCTTCTTCCGGCCCGCCGCTTTCGAAGGTCTTCACCTATTCGGTGGCCAAGGGCGGCGTGAACCAGGTGACACAGTTCCTGGCGCGCGAATGGGCGACGCAGGGTGTGCGCGTGAATGCGATCCTGCCGGGCTTCTTCCCGGCAGAGCAGAATCGCAAGCTGCTGACGGATGAGCGCGTGGCCTCCATCATGAAGCACACGCCGATGAACCGCTTCGGCGAGGCGTCGGAGCTGGTGGGCGCGGCCGTGTATCTGGCGTCCGACAAGGCGTCGAGCTTCGTGACGGGCTCCATCATGCGTGTCGACGGCGGCTACATGGCGATGACGATCTAG
- a CDS encoding TonB-dependent receptor codes for MRHCPPPALFAFCLLIAPLTAQTLTHLSGQITDPSGAAVPAAIVSVSSEDTGFRRVTLTHSDGTYLVAALQPGQYKVMVRKDGFRTLVRFGVKLDVALAARVDFSLQIGSMQETITVEDTPGGLSREETSVSTLIGRQPIENLPLNGRGILSLLELAPGTVVTPATRGEAGQFTTNGQRPNTHGFSVDGVSANSGVIGGGLPAQTTGGTLPSMTAIGGLAGIIALDSLNEFVVQTSSTGSEFGRYPGAQVSLSSRSGSNEYRGALTEFFRHERLAANDWFMNEPGASRTPLRVNDFSGALGGPVLRDRTFFFLNYEGLRLLQPTSWMQAVPTAQLRGRVQNWVRPVLELFPLPNGRNFDQNIGEWTGRISRPARSDNGSARLDHALTSKITLFARFQESPSSSRFGSSQISDFNISSRTLTWAANFRPRPDAVFDLRMNFARIEAHSVWRPADPTDSTGCSLSAVATTFMPTKSACSYLYRFSIAGVGQTVSGAESVQRQTQWQIVPSAYVIHGAHQIRFGGDLRRLDPSRRDVDGSFSIIAESLEDLVESRNLWTASSTQQSRAGRLLESSLFVQDTWRIHRALTFTAGVRWELAPAPTTRDLTANPFGGTTSTGPSSAVWPMRYTNIAPRAGLAWRPDRAGQIVVRAAYGSYYDSSLSLATDLVNGGPLNMEQFTSGASAPFTTILQYGFDNNLRLPRVQQGNLSVERAFGLNNLLSASYVVAKGQWLVRREYGMQGGNELIRTVLSTNHASSDYRALLVQYRRRMTRSLQAHVSYSWAHSIDDSSSDAALFLVNTATAGSSNRGSSDFDIRHSFTAAFTFAPRVMRGVTFDGIYRARTGFPITVVNQEYAMGLSFSNAFRPNLLPGVPVWIQDTTAPGGRRLNAAAFQTTGTARQGNLGRNSIAGFGMSQMDLAVRRDFRLSRRQTLEMRAEAFNLLNHPNFGDPVRTLASPLFGQSTSMLNLMLGTGSPGSGLAPVFQSGGSRSVQLVLRLRF; via the coding sequence ATGCGACACTGCCCGCCGCCCGCGCTGTTTGCCTTCTGTCTCCTGATTGCGCCCCTGACGGCGCAAACCCTGACGCATCTCTCCGGGCAGATCACCGATCCTTCCGGCGCCGCCGTTCCGGCCGCCATCGTGAGCGTTTCCAGCGAAGACACCGGCTTCCGGCGGGTGACCCTGACGCACTCCGATGGCACGTATCTCGTGGCCGCGCTGCAGCCGGGCCAATACAAAGTCATGGTTCGCAAGGACGGGTTCCGCACCCTGGTGCGCTTTGGCGTGAAGCTGGACGTCGCATTGGCCGCGCGGGTCGACTTCAGCCTCCAGATCGGCAGCATGCAGGAGACCATCACCGTTGAGGACACACCCGGCGGCCTGAGCCGCGAGGAGACCTCGGTCAGCACGTTGATCGGCCGCCAACCCATTGAAAATCTTCCACTAAACGGCCGTGGGATCCTCAGCCTGCTGGAACTCGCTCCGGGGACGGTGGTGACGCCCGCGACCCGAGGCGAAGCCGGCCAGTTCACCACCAACGGGCAGCGGCCCAACACACACGGCTTTTCGGTGGATGGCGTGAGCGCGAACTCCGGCGTGATCGGCGGCGGCCTGCCGGCCCAGACCACCGGCGGCACCCTGCCGTCGATGACCGCGATCGGCGGACTGGCGGGGATCATCGCGCTGGATTCGCTGAACGAGTTCGTGGTGCAGACGTCCTCCACGGGATCAGAGTTCGGGCGCTACCCGGGCGCCCAGGTGTCGCTCAGCAGCCGGTCCGGCTCGAACGAGTATCGCGGCGCCCTCACCGAGTTCTTCCGGCATGAAAGGCTGGCGGCCAACGATTGGTTTATGAACGAACCCGGCGCGAGCCGGACGCCCTTGCGGGTCAACGACTTCAGCGGAGCGTTGGGCGGGCCGGTGCTGCGCGACCGCACGTTCTTCTTCCTGAACTACGAGGGGCTGCGGCTGCTGCAGCCCACCTCCTGGATGCAGGCTGTGCCGACGGCGCAACTGCGCGGGAGAGTACAGAACTGGGTGCGGCCGGTGCTGGAACTCTTCCCTCTGCCCAATGGGCGGAACTTCGATCAGAACATCGGCGAATGGACGGGGCGCATCAGCCGCCCGGCGCGGTCGGACAACGGGAGCGCCCGGCTGGACCATGCCCTGACCTCGAAGATCACCCTCTTCGCGCGGTTCCAGGAATCCCCTTCGTCGAGCCGGTTCGGCAGTTCGCAGATCAGCGACTTCAACATCAGCTCCCGTACCCTGACTTGGGCGGCCAACTTCCGGCCGCGGCCTGATGCGGTCTTCGATTTGCGGATGAACTTCGCCCGCATCGAGGCGCACTCGGTATGGCGGCCCGCCGATCCGACGGATTCCACCGGCTGCTCGCTGAGTGCGGTGGCCACCACCTTCATGCCGACCAAGAGCGCGTGCAGCTATCTCTACCGTTTCTCGATCGCGGGCGTGGGGCAGACTGTCTCCGGCGCCGAAAGCGTGCAGCGCCAGACGCAGTGGCAAATTGTGCCCAGCGCCTATGTGATCCACGGAGCCCACCAGATCCGCTTCGGCGGCGACCTGCGGCGGCTGGACCCCTCGCGCCGCGACGTGGATGGCAGCTTCAGTATCATCGCCGAGAGCCTCGAGGACCTGGTGGAGAGCCGCAATCTGTGGACGGCGTCCTCTACCCAGCAGAGCCGGGCCGGCCGCCTGCTGGAGTCTTCGCTATTTGTGCAGGACACCTGGCGCATCCATCGTGCCCTGACGTTCACGGCCGGTGTGCGCTGGGAGCTGGCGCCCGCGCCCACCACCAGGGACCTGACGGCGAACCCGTTCGGCGGCACCACCAGCACGGGCCCCAGTTCCGCGGTCTGGCCCATGCGGTATACGAACATCGCCCCCAGAGCCGGCTTGGCCTGGCGGCCAGACCGGGCCGGGCAGATAGTGGTTCGCGCCGCCTATGGCTCCTACTACGACTCCAGCCTGAGTTTGGCGACGGACTTGGTCAATGGCGGCCCGCTGAACATGGAGCAGTTCACCAGCGGGGCGTCGGCTCCGTTCACCACCATCCTGCAGTACGGCTTCGACAACAACCTCCGGCTGCCGCGCGTGCAGCAGGGAAACCTCTCAGTGGAACGCGCCTTCGGCCTCAACAACCTCCTCTCCGCCAGCTATGTTGTCGCCAAGGGGCAATGGCTGGTGCGGCGCGAATACGGGATGCAGGGCGGCAATGAGCTGATCCGGACCGTGCTTTCCACCAACCACGCCTCGTCGGACTACCGGGCCCTGCTCGTCCAATACCGGCGCAGGATGACGCGCTCGCTGCAGGCGCACGTTTCCTATTCCTGGGCTCACTCGATCGACGACAGTTCGAGCGATGCGGCTTTGTTCCTGGTGAATACAGCCACGGCGGGCAGCAGCAATCGGGGCTCGTCGGATTTCGACATCCGCCACTCCTTCACGGCGGCATTCACCTTCGCTCCGCGGGTGATGCGCGGCGTGACGTTCGACGGCATCTACCGCGCGCGCACCGGCTTCCCCATCACGGTGGTGAACCAGGAGTACGCGATGGGGCTGAGCTTCTCCAACGCCTTCCGGCCGAACCTGCTGCCGGGCGTACCGGTCTGGATCCAGGACACCACCGCGCCGGGCGGACGCCGGCTGAACGCGGCCGCTTTCCAGACCACAGGGACCGCGCGGCAAGGCAACCTGGGACGGAACAGCATCGCCGGTTTCGGCATGTCGCAGATGGATCTGGCTGTGCGCCGCGACTTCCGGCTGAGCCGCCGCCAGACGCTGGAGATGCGGGCCGAGGCCTTCAATCTCCTCAATCACCCGAACTTCGGCGATCCGGTAAGAACCCTGGCCAGCCCGCTGTTCGGGCAGTCGACGTCCATGCTCAACCTCATGTTAGGCACGGGCAGCCCAGGCAGCGGGCTCGCTCCCGTGTTCCAGTCCGGCGGTTCGCGATCGGTCCAGCTCGTCCTGCGCCTGCGCTTTTAA